One region of Thermococcus sp. MAR1 genomic DNA includes:
- a CDS encoding type II toxin-antitoxin system VapC family toxin — MRVVIDTSVVFHLFSDFYPKRTEIAERVIENAQLGVIELYAPRLGEVEFTAVLSRYFDRKSVERALGHYSEIVIWVPEELIMEDLKEVAFQTHHKASDIYFIATARYLDAVLITNDRKMSDLAKSLGLRAFYLVEEDGEFFKLLEVDE; from the coding sequence ATGAGGGTTGTCATTGACACTTCAGTTGTTTTCCACTTGTTCTCGGATTTTTACCCCAAGCGAACTGAAATTGCCGAAAGGGTTATCGAGAACGCCCAGCTTGGGGTGATTGAACTCTATGCTCCAAGGCTCGGCGAGGTTGAGTTCACGGCCGTTCTGTCCAGGTATTTTGACCGAAAATCCGTTGAGAGGGCTTTAGGCCACTACTCGGAAATTGTTATCTGGGTCCCCGAGGAGCTGATAATGGAGGATTTAAAGGAGGTAGCCTTTCAGACGCATCACAAGGCGTCTGACATATACTTCATCGCAACTGCCCGTTACCTTGATGCGGTTTTGATAACCAACGATAGAAAGATGTCTGACCTGGCCAAGTCCCTTGGTCTGAGGGCCTTCTATCTGGTTGAGGAGGATGGTGAGTTCTTCAAACTCCTGGAGGTGGATGAATGA
- a CDS encoding GMP synthase subunit A has protein sequence MIVIMDNGGQYVHRIWRTLRYLGVEAKIIPNTTLLEEIKAMKPKGIIFSGGPDIEKTGNCSAILEHYDEFNVPILGICLGHQLIAKHFGGKVGRGEKAEYSLVEVEILEENDIFRGLPKRLKVWESHMDEVKELPPNFKLLARSETCPVEAMKHESLPIYGVQFHPEVFHTERGADIYRNFAKLCGELS, from the coding sequence ATGATAGTTATAATGGACAACGGGGGTCAATACGTCCACAGGATTTGGAGGACTCTGAGATACCTCGGCGTCGAGGCGAAGATAATCCCCAACACGACGCTGCTTGAGGAGATAAAGGCAATGAAGCCGAAAGGCATCATCTTCTCAGGCGGCCCGGACATCGAGAAGACCGGCAACTGCTCCGCTATCTTGGAGCACTACGACGAGTTCAACGTTCCAATCCTTGGCATCTGCCTCGGTCACCAGCTGATAGCGAAGCACTTTGGCGGAAAGGTCGGAAGGGGTGAAAAGGCCGAGTACAGCCTCGTTGAGGTGGAGATCCTGGAGGAAAACGACATCTTCCGCGGGCTTCCCAAGAGGCTCAAAGTGTGGGAGAGCCACATGGACGAGGTAAAGGAGTTGCCACCTAACTTTAAGCTCCTCGCTAGGAGTGAGACCTGCCCGGTCGAGGCCATGAAGCACGAGAGCCTTCCAATCTACGGTGTCCAGTTTCATCCCGAGGTCTTTCACACGGAGCGAGGGGCGGACATATACCGCAACTTCGCGAAACTCTGTGGGGAGCTCAGCTAG
- a CDS encoding TonB-dependent receptor: protein MGDTLGHTVYYSIRIEQWEEFKSFIERICRGIGYDFVDNGDSILIIPECHNVEPLEIRMEGAGFVKTNLIEPCHSVYLLVLHSASSFGSVGVWED, encoded by the coding sequence GTGGGTGATACTTTGGGGCATACCGTATATTACAGCATCAGAATCGAGCAGTGGGAGGAGTTCAAAAGCTTCATTGAACGAATCTGCCGCGGGATTGGCTACGACTTCGTTGATAACGGGGACTCCATACTTATAATACCAGAATGTCACAACGTCGAGCCTCTTGAAATAAGAATGGAGGGAGCTGGGTTTGTAAAAACCAACCTGATTGAACCCTGTCATTCGGTATACCTGCTCGTGCTTCACTCGGCTTCTTCCTTTGGTTCGGTTGGAGTCTGGGAGGACTGA
- a CDS encoding DUF2101 family protein: MSVESFLYRLGDAVYSIGGRIWGFLMPFPSEHPPTSRCLKKVVKKPLSPHELLSLRLQLAFLNYLIINLILLFLKPSPLWLVGVAVVYFLYLRYTLVRNREFFIDPKPYQAFYYGISAVTLAAFLGYTLVRRVATSVYYYYSYLLVVFAAVMAFRWYFKEKYGRDYTYGVVEEIKGDVVRVFVHDDIAANVKPGHYWVDAVEDLEVGRVVKLVVEDRKLKGAVPVRIIEVYLTDQSSQTPTEPKEEAE; encoded by the coding sequence ATGTCCGTTGAAAGCTTCCTTTACAGGCTGGGGGACGCGGTATACTCAATTGGAGGTAGGATCTGGGGGTTTCTGATGCCCTTCCCCTCCGAGCACCCCCCAACATCCAGGTGCCTGAAAAAGGTCGTTAAAAAACCCCTGAGCCCACACGAGCTCCTCAGTCTCAGGCTCCAGCTGGCCTTTCTCAACTATCTTATTATTAATCTAATCCTGCTTTTCCTCAAGCCCAGTCCACTGTGGCTTGTGGGAGTGGCGGTGGTTTACTTCCTCTATCTCCGCTATACCCTGGTCAGGAACCGGGAGTTCTTCATAGACCCCAAGCCATATCAGGCTTTCTACTATGGAATTTCGGCTGTAACCCTGGCCGCGTTCCTTGGCTACACCCTCGTGAGAAGGGTCGCTACCTCGGTTTACTACTACTATAGTTATCTCCTAGTGGTCTTCGCGGCGGTGATGGCGTTCCGCTGGTACTTCAAGGAGAAATACGGGAGGGACTACACTTACGGCGTTGTTGAGGAGATTAAAGGCGACGTCGTCAGGGTCTTTGTCCACGACGACATAGCGGCAAACGTCAAGCCCGGCCACTACTGGGTCGATGCCGTTGAAGACCTCGAAGTAGGCAGGGTAGTGAAGCTCGTGGTGGAAGACAGAAAGCTCAAGGGAGCGGTTCCGGTAAGGATAATAGAGGTCTACCTCACGGATCAGTCCTCCCAGACTCCAACCGAACCAAAGGAAGAAGCCGAGTGA
- a CDS encoding DUF2341 domain-containing protein, which translates to MRRRGFLMNSAVLLLLIPLLLLIATYEDASSMIITSQSENVQIERTFRLTSYLEEDFKNILALSTKRAIALSVDYVTSERPLDNASAALEQLITYGHYPYIGGTSSKWTSREEFFMKNNTIKDWLMNMKWELERQGYTMKPSPDEIVRNMKLTVAPLDSFHIVINASIPTIVIEDSSGLVVYNSSIPQNGSVYVVIPIEGIEDPLFPYLTSGRASRIISACKFAYPSITPPYIRLDGYGQSNIKTFSGQLYNVPRGGTIFYSDKYIAGENVLGYITRQQPSETPNAPYIFNTTLGGRKVSPVSVFNPGDIGVMTFDSISEDGGTSTHWCEKKLEYRANMTLPSTTPLNSLVLLELTPTSVPFGSAVHDGTAASIRIYKRSDTSCNIAPYWIEYWGDDKILIWLNTTDTREYTVYYSTSDQNMEWSGNIAIFPVHNQSVTLTAGEEKSEIISNIPWSSFFVRYSIKGEESTKDFDGGVEVAFNSSKCILVVKSISTTVFSRMDTENVQIPIYLSATNISDLGAHWTTNKAAITITDVYGNQVPFWIEYWNSEGALIWVKANLTDDTSLLERFLKFIYGIMPPFIQEWMDFMFGWLSDTYYNVFLICPSNEQPVRGDGNKVFEFFDDFNGNSLDTNEWNYKTVNGGSYSVSNGVLKLQGNNDKNADVWIWTKKTFPSSYVIGMRAYLKNQPFFMWYIDSYGDAWIEHVVGKTGHLRTFNIADGSLSSYQEKGGKYKKGEWSRLELYIDSGDFYTYQTTSQFKGMWGSPVSEYTWYNSEADEPIGLGQIYKGPSRYDFIYVRKYLDISEMEQNSIFVSLQKRVQFIDDNPGHRDHGGDKLAILQEWSTNLDNYNGAWYMNTPQRYEVIVEKGSRTLDLTFTHTPNLAGSRESTASVQVGQATGFRLFATIDNDQGNDAYFDWIVAASYPYETYTTSQIRTTPSESIPSVGGYSTARVYDIQPFIDCIQAQKYFGVEGAPSFFERLEGGDTTNQNYYERIAAKMQRTVYGTARYPIGLISFILPKDLPPNLNFLVRKQPAADYIYLNYRDYSSNDPNSKKVFGISTNGGVSSLLLDENFYLTPEIARKVFGVQGASDLLQG; encoded by the coding sequence ATGAGGAGGCGAGGATTCCTCATGAACTCAGCCGTGTTACTACTTCTTATCCCGCTGTTATTGCTCATAGCCACGTACGAGGATGCCTCATCAATGATAATCACATCCCAGAGCGAGAACGTCCAGATAGAGAGAACGTTCAGGCTAACCTCTTATCTGGAGGAAGACTTCAAGAACATCCTTGCTCTCTCCACGAAGAGGGCCATCGCGCTCAGCGTTGATTACGTCACTAGTGAGAGGCCACTGGACAACGCCAGTGCGGCTTTAGAGCAGCTAATAACCTATGGTCATTACCCTTACATAGGAGGAACAAGCTCCAAGTGGACGTCCCGCGAGGAGTTCTTTATGAAGAACAACACCATCAAAGACTGGCTGATGAACATGAAGTGGGAGCTCGAGAGGCAGGGCTACACGATGAAGCCAAGCCCAGATGAAATAGTTCGGAACATGAAGCTCACCGTGGCACCGCTCGACTCCTTCCACATAGTAATCAACGCGAGCATACCCACCATCGTCATAGAGGACTCCTCCGGACTAGTCGTCTATAACTCCTCCATCCCCCAAAACGGCTCTGTTTACGTAGTTATCCCAATAGAAGGCATAGAGGACCCTCTATTCCCATACCTTACAAGCGGAAGGGCCTCCAGGATAATCTCCGCGTGCAAGTTCGCCTACCCCTCAATCACCCCGCCATACATCCGCCTCGACGGGTACGGGCAGTCCAACATAAAGACCTTCTCAGGCCAGCTCTACAACGTGCCCCGGGGAGGAACGATATTCTACAGCGACAAATACATCGCAGGGGAGAACGTCCTCGGGTACATAACGCGGCAGCAGCCGTCCGAGACTCCGAACGCCCCCTATATCTTCAACACGACACTGGGTGGAAGAAAGGTTTCGCCAGTGAGCGTCTTCAATCCGGGGGACATAGGGGTCATGACGTTTGATTCAATCAGTGAGGACGGTGGCACTTCCACCCACTGGTGCGAGAAGAAACTGGAGTATCGCGCCAACATGACGCTCCCTAGTACAACTCCCCTGAATTCACTCGTGCTCCTAGAACTTACTCCCACCTCTGTGCCGTTCGGAAGCGCCGTCCATGACGGCACCGCAGCCTCGATAAGGATATACAAGCGCTCAGACACCTCCTGCAACATAGCTCCCTACTGGATAGAGTACTGGGGAGACGACAAGATACTCATCTGGCTCAACACCACTGACACGAGGGAGTACACCGTCTACTACTCCACCAGCGACCAGAACATGGAATGGAGCGGAAACATAGCGATTTTCCCCGTCCATAACCAGAGCGTGACCCTGACCGCCGGCGAGGAGAAGAGCGAGATTATATCAAATATACCATGGAGTTCATTCTTCGTCAGGTATTCGATTAAGGGGGAAGAAAGCACCAAAGACTTCGACGGTGGCGTAGAGGTTGCATTCAACTCCTCCAAATGCATTCTCGTGGTGAAATCGATAAGCACCACAGTGTTCTCTAGAATGGATACCGAGAACGTTCAGATTCCAATATATCTCTCAGCGACCAACATAAGTGACCTCGGTGCCCACTGGACAACCAACAAAGCAGCGATCACAATAACGGACGTTTACGGAAACCAAGTGCCGTTCTGGATAGAGTACTGGAACTCCGAGGGGGCACTGATATGGGTCAAGGCAAACCTGACGGATGATACGTCCCTACTGGAGAGGTTCCTGAAGTTCATCTACGGCATAATGCCTCCGTTTATTCAGGAATGGATGGACTTCATGTTTGGATGGCTCTCGGACACATACTACAACGTCTTCCTAATCTGTCCATCGAATGAACAACCGGTCAGAGGGGATGGAAACAAGGTCTTTGAGTTCTTCGATGACTTCAACGGGAACTCCCTAGACACAAATGAGTGGAACTATAAGACAGTCAATGGGGGAAGCTACTCCGTATCAAATGGCGTCCTCAAATTGCAAGGGAACAATGATAAGAATGCCGACGTCTGGATATGGACCAAGAAAACATTCCCAAGCTCGTATGTTATCGGAATGAGAGCTTACCTAAAGAATCAGCCGTTTTTCATGTGGTATATTGATTCCTATGGGGATGCCTGGATTGAACACGTAGTTGGCAAGACTGGACATCTCCGCACATTCAACATAGCAGACGGTAGTCTCTCCAGTTACCAAGAAAAGGGTGGAAAATACAAAAAGGGCGAATGGAGCAGGCTGGAGCTGTATATCGACTCTGGAGACTTCTATACATATCAGACCACATCACAGTTTAAAGGAATGTGGGGCAGTCCTGTGAGTGAATACACTTGGTACAATTCCGAAGCAGACGAGCCGATAGGTCTCGGGCAGATTTACAAAGGGCCTTCACGCTACGATTTTATTTACGTCCGGAAATATCTCGACATTTCAGAGATGGAGCAGAATAGTATTTTTGTAAGCCTACAAAAGAGAGTTCAGTTCATAGACGACAACCCCGGCCATCGGGACCACGGAGGCGACAAGCTCGCCATCCTCCAGGAGTGGAGCACCAATCTAGACAACTACAACGGGGCTTGGTATATGAACACCCCCCAGAGATACGAGGTAATTGTAGAGAAAGGCTCCAGAACCCTCGACCTAACGTTCACACACACTCCAAACCTCGCAGGATCCAGGGAGTCCACCGCGAGCGTGCAGGTCGGGCAGGCTACCGGATTCAGGCTCTTTGCGACCATTGACAACGACCAGGGGAACGACGCGTACTTTGACTGGATAGTGGCGGCTTCATACCCCTATGAAACGTACACTACAAGCCAGATTAGAACCACCCCAAGCGAGAGCATTCCGTCCGTGGGAGGTTACTCAACCGCGAGGGTGTACGATATCCAGCCCTTCATTGACTGCATCCAGGCCCAGAAGTACTTCGGAGTAGAGGGGGCACCGTCGTTCTTTGAGAGACTGGAAGGTGGGGACACCACCAACCAGAACTACTACGAAAGGATAGCCGCGAAGATGCAGAGGACAGTCTACGGAACCGCGAGGTATCCAATTGGGCTGATAAGTTTCATCCTGCCAAAGGACCTCCCACCCAACCTTAACTTCCTCGTTAGGAAACAACCCGCTGCCGACTACATATACCTTAACTACCGCGACTATTCATCCAATGATCCAAACTCCAAGAAGGTCTTCGGAATCTCGACCAACGGCGGTGTCTCATCGCTCCTGTTAGACGAAAACTTTTATTTAACACCCGAGATAGCCAGAAAGGTGTTTGGCGTACAGGGAGCAAGCGACCTACTCCAGGGGTGA